TACATAAGATATATCAACCATAAGTCAATCATAAAGGATCATCAACATATCTTCAATAACTTTCCAAAATAAGTCCAAAATATCTATATCAGAATGTGAACCATATAACCACTgatcaaaattagttaactaaaaatGTACCCAGTTAACTAAAAACATTCTGTCAGTTAAAAAATTTCCTTATCTTCTCCagatttctccccctttttgacatCAACAAAAGGATAGgctttcttctattttcttctttGTTTAAAAAACAAAAAGACACAACTTTGAAAGTCATAAAGCATATTTCAAAAAATCTCAAGATTTTTCTTTGTTGCTAAGAATTCTGCCACTTCTCCTAAGGTGAGTGGGATCAACAAGTTTGGCTTGTGTCTTCTTCTTTGGGGGTTCTTTTTCAGTTATGGGTACTTGGATTTTTGGAGGAATAGGTAGAACTGATTTTCTGGCTTGTGTTTTGGTTCTTCTAGGTCCGTATTGCATGGGTAAAGAGATGGTTGATTCAGGTACTGGTTGAGAGGCAGTAGGAACAATGTTTGGTTGTTCAGAGGATGGGTCTTGTGACTGCTCTTCCTTCTCCTCTTCTTGTCTTGAACCATTTCTGCCTTCACTTTTGCCATTGTCACTGCTGCTGTTGCTTGTAGTATGAGATGAGGAGGATTCTCTTGATGTTTCGTTAAGGTGTTCTTGTTGCTTTCGATGCCTCTTCTGCAGATTTTTCCTTCTCATCATTTTCTCTACTTCTTCAACCTCAGCTAGCTTACTTTCTTCTTGTACCTTTTCAGCAGCTTCTACATGCTCCTctgcttcttcttccacttcagaAATTTTTACTCCACTTGGTCCAGCAGCCTTTGCATTGCTAGGACCAGCAGTACCCTGTGGGTAACTTCCAAAATCTCCAAATTTGCCAAAAGATTCACCAAACAACATTTGAGCCATCTTCTTCATGAACCACTCTTGTCTATCCAATCTATTAATCAACATATCCATCTTTGCATTGTGTTCAGCCATAATTCCCTTCTGCAACTCAtgagatttttctaaaatattcaAGGTCAGTccactcatttcttttatttccttcATCATGTCCAGATTTGCTTTACTGATTTTCACAAAATCTGACATTTtcagcttcattttctctttcttcttagaGCTTTCCCCTTCATCTATCTTAGAACTCTTTTCTTTCAACTTGCTTAGTGGGATGTCCGATTCTGTTTCAGAATTTGATTCTGATTCAGATTCAATCTCAAACTCAGTCTCTTCTTTCTTACTCCTTTTCCTACCATCATCAGCCTTGAATATCTCCTTAATGGGGATAGGATTGCTAAACTTCTTTTCTTTACTCAAATCAACTCCCATAGCTTGAAATATAAGAGTCAAAGGCATAGCATATGGCAACCTTCTATGCTTACTAGACTTAGCAATCACTTTAAAAATCAAAAATGGCAAATTAAATCTGATTTTGTTAACCAAGTGCCACATAATGCATAAGTCAAGGCTATTTGCATATGAGTGACTACCACTCCTAGGATTGAGCAAATATCGAATGAAGGATTGTAGAATCCTAAAATTTTGAGGCACTAAACTGATGttggtcatttcattttcaggTGTACCCTCCGGAAAAATTGATAATTGAAATGCCTTCTCATCATATCCTTCAAGCTTCCTAGAATCTTTGAAGGTTCCAATCCTATTTCCATCATTTGGTAGGTTTAAAACAGAGGCTAAGAATTCAACATCAACAATCTGACTTTTCTTCTTAATTCTCACACTAAAACTTTCtcctttaacaacttctttcatacttCCATAAAATTCTTGAATCAAATAAGGATAATAATATTCATTCAACTCAGAAAATTCCATCCAGCCTTGAAAAgtaaataattcttcaaattcaTAAGGCAAGTCAGAAAATGAATCCCATTTAATGTACCTTGGCTCAAAAATATTTTGTTGCACAAAAGGTTTCGAAGCAGGGGccttttccattttcttctttttcgcAGAGGGCTCTGACCCAGCAATACcctttccctttctttttcttgctcgTTCTGCCACTGTCTCTGTTTCGTCATTACTGTTCTCAACTTCAGttccttcttctctttctttttcggAACTAGCAGCAGCTTTCATAGCATCACCCATGAATTTTCGAGGTTTGGTAGACACTTGTTTTACCCTTGCCATCGATTCTTAAAAAATTTCAGTGAGAAGTAACGGGTTGAGAAAGAACGGGATGTTACCGTTTAGGGATTTTGAGAAAGAAAATTGGGGATTTCTGGTTTTGAGAGTAATTTGGGGTTTCTAAGAGAGTGGAGAATCAACTTGTAGCAGAGAAATGAGGGAGTTTTAGATTGATTGAAGTGATATGCAGCAGTtacaaaaaaaatttttcaaattttgaaattgtgtacaattttTCATGGAGAACCGGGAATCCTTTTTTTTTGCCAAAACCCAATTTTACCCTTTGAAGACATAAAAAGAGCATAACTGTGGTCAGGGGTATATTTGTCAAAATAGATTACAAAGAGAGCGAAAATACCCGTTagaaataaagtaattttaaatCAGGCGCGTTTTGTCACATGTACACAGAggcaaaattagttaactaattttgaaaCCCAGTTGGCTAAATATTATACAGGTATAAAATTAGACAACTGCAGTGAGAAAGTAGTTAACTAAAAACACATGGACGCAGAATATAGTACTAACAACATATTTACCCAATTTTTGCACCAAATTCATATCAAATGCAATAAATATCATTCAATAGCTTCACTCATGCCAAGTTCTCTTCTAATCCTACAAAAGTTTTCCTCATTtagtggttttgtaaaaatatctgcAAGTTGTTGTTCTGTAGGAACAAACTCTAACTTAATGTCAccgttttgaacatgatctctaataaagtgATGTCTAATTTCTATGTGCTTTGATCTAGAGTGTTGAACTGGATTTTTAGTTAAGTTGATGGCACTAGTATTATCACACCTTATAGGAACATGATCAACCTTTATACCAAAATCTTCTAATTGTTGCTTCATCCAtagaatttgagcaacacaacttccTGCAGCAATGTATTCTGCTTCAGCAGTAGAAAGAGCTacagaagtttgtttcttactatgCCAAGACACTAAGGCATGACCTAGGAATTGACAAGTACCCGAAGTACtctttctatccaatctacttccaAAGAAAGTCAGAATCACTATATCCAACTAGATCAAATGTGTCGCATttaggataccataaaccaattgagtgtgtgccaatgaggtatttgaaAATTCTTTTAACAGCAATTAGATGAGATTCCTTAGGACATGATTGAAACCGAGCACACAAACACACACTAAAATGAATGTCAGGTCTAGATGCAGTTAAATATAAAAGTGAGCCAATCATGCCTCTAAATAGCTTTTGATCAacatctttacctttttcatccttTTCCAACTTGATGGTGGAGCTCATAGGAGTTCCAATACTCTTCAAATCATCCATCTTGAATTTTTTTAGCATATCTTTGATGTACTTGGATTGATTAATGAAGATGCCACCATTGAGTTGCTTAATTTGTAGTCCAAGGAAAaaggtaagttcacccatcatgctcatctcaaattcattttGCATCATCTTAGAGAAGCTTTTACATAGAGAagcattagtagcaccaaaaataatgtcatcaacataaatttgaacgaTAAGCATATCATGTTTATGTGCTTTTGTGAAGAGTGTGTTGTCTACTTTTCCTCTTTGAAAACCATTATCTAATAGAAACTTACTAAGCCTCTCATACCAAGCTCTAGGGGCTTGCTTCAATCCATATAAAGCCTTAgtgagtttataaacatgattaggaaattcatagttttcaaaGCCTGGTGGTTGTTCAACATAAACTTCTTcctcaatataaccatttaagaatgcactcttaacatccatttgatagagcataaaatttttataacatgcaaatgcacataacattctaatggcttcaattctagcaactggagcaaaagtctcatcaaaatcaataccttcctcttgattATATCCTTGAGCAACTAATCTAGCCTTATTTCTAATGACATGtcctttatcatccattttgttcCTAAAAACCCACCACTTTTCAAGGTGAGGTTTGAAAATTTTTCTTTGTCTCCAGTCATGTGTCTTGAACAAGCACTATCAACATACCATTGTTCACACTCTTGCTTGCTTCTAAGACATACCTGAAATTTATTGACTatttcttaggtacccaagcaagttTGGGTCCTTGAGAGTTAGAGACATTAGGAAttgttcctttaggcacccatatcCTTTTTACTTTTGAGGAACCTTTCCTTATGGGACAATGACTAACCATATGACCATTTTGGTTGCAGTAAAAGCAAATGAcatttgataatgaatgagatgaagcttttacaaagaaatttttgtattttccataGTGCATGAATCCATCATAACCAAGACCAGATTTTTGATTTGATAATCTTTGAGAACCAAGTAACGTATCAAGAATTTGTGTGCCATTTGTGAATTTAGCTAAATCATTGGTCAAAGATTCCACCTTAGTTTCTAAAATCCTGTTTTTCTCAATGAGTTTTTCACAAGCAATTTTTGAATCTTCTAACTCCTTATTCAGCTCATCATACAAgagcatttgatttttataaaatttattttcttgtaCAACAATGCTCATAGAATCATTTTCAGCTCTTAAGGAAGCAATTTCTTTATTTAAAGCAGAACATTTTTTCTTATAAACTTTgtattcttcatataatttggCAAATGCTTCTTCATAATCTTCAATACTAAGAGAGTCAGAATTATTTACCTCAGTGTTGATTTCTCTTTGTTGGGAACTTTCTGGTTTATCCTCTCCTAGAGCCATGAGACAAATGTGTGCAACCTCCTTGTCACTAGAGTTATCACTTGAGGAATCATCACTATCCATCCAACCAGCAACCAAGGCTTTCTTGCTCTTGTCCTTTGAATTCTTCTTTTCGATTTAGGACAATTTGGCTTGATGTGACCAGGTTTGTTGCATTCAAAGCATTTAATCTCACTTTGATCTTTGCTTGTTTCACCTTTGGGAGAATATTTCTTCAGgaatttcttatattttgaaCCTCCCTTTTTGAATGCTTTCTTGAATCTTCTTGTAATCATGGCAAGATCATCTTCATCACTTGAACAATTGGAGCTGTCACTTGAGGCAGCCTTAAAAGCTATAGTTTTCCTTAATTCATCCTCTTGGCTTGACTTTAAGGCAattcctctctttttcttttcatcatctacattgctcttgctcttgtcaTAAAGCATTTCATGAGCAATAAGAGACCCAATCAGCTCATCATAAGTGAATTTGGAGAAATCTTTGGTGTCAAAGATCACCGTAACTTTTGTTTCCCATGATTTAGGTAGTGACCTCAAGACTTTCTTGACTAACTCTTCTTCAGTGAATTCTTTTTCAAGAGCTTTGAGAACATTCACCAGATCAGTAAATCTTGTGCTCATTTCTGAAATGGTTTc
The sequence above is a segment of the Hevea brasiliensis isolate MT/VB/25A 57/8 chromosome 11, ASM3005281v1, whole genome shotgun sequence genome. Coding sequences within it:
- the LOC131170625 gene encoding uncharacterized protein LOC131170625 yields the protein MAGTSNTAGIPAPLAEGHSITRPPLFNGSNYSFWKVRMRNFIQSVDIEAWQRIVKGPEIPLELHADGYREKLEDEYNELDWKKVSLNAKALNILHCALDATEYNRISGCASAKEVWDKLEVTYEGTNQVKESKANRLVREYELFEMKPGETISEMSTRFTDLVNVLKALEKEFTEEELVKKVLRSLPKSWETKVTVIFDTKDFSKFTYDELIGSLIAHEMLYDKSKSNVDDEKKKRGIALKSSQEDELRKTIAFKAASSDSSNCSSDEDDLAMITRRFKKAFKKGGSKYKKFLKKYSPKGETSKDQSEIKCFECNKPGHIKPNCPKSKRRIQRTRARKPWLLVGWIVMIPQVITLVTRRLHTFVSWL